In Oryza glaberrima chromosome 8, OglaRS2, whole genome shotgun sequence, the following are encoded in one genomic region:
- the LOC127783064 gene encoding uncharacterized protein LOC127783064, which produces MDLDKSTSTNASLKKLQDDGALPGRGTMEREPGGLNSETVERRIGQVMISGPTTVSNIPIPLCEKGKADHEAAINALPLTDVIELLADHQATAALKEGVAKEASDIAVAAATTSGNNVPKKGRKFSSVLGNRRKAPTPSASDASPPPQRRQRLVTLGEK; this is translated from the exons atggatctCGACAAATCCACCTCCACCAACGCGTCCCTGAAGAAGCTGCAGGATGACGGTGCCCTCCCtggtcgcgggaccatggagagagaaCCAGGAG GTTTGAACAGCGAAACCGTGGAGCGCCGCATCGGCCAagtgatgatcagcggcccTACGACAGTGAGCAACATCCCCatccccctttgcgagaaggggAAGGCTGATCACGAGGCTGCGATCAAC GCTCTCCCTTTAACGGACGTCATCGAGCTACTCGCGGATCACCAGGCGACAGCGGCGTTAAAGGAGGGCGTtgccaaggaggcgtctgacATTGCTGTTGCCGCTGCCACGACGAGTGGCAACAATGTTCCAAAGAAAgggaggaagttctcctctGTACTTGGAAACCGTCGGAAAGCGCCTACTCCGTCG GCCTCGGATGCGTCTCCTCCGCCCCAGCGAAGGCAAAGGCTGGTGACGCTTGGTGAGAAGTAA